A genomic window from bacterium includes:
- a CDS encoding SH3 domain-containing protein, whose translation MGVSFRNSKISIYGNTKGTEIVGTVKEDVVNIRSGPSTDYAVIGKMERGEKVNILSEEKWMVCYQV comes from the coding sequence TTGGGCGTTAGTTTTCGTAATTCTAAGATAAGTATCTATGGAAATACAAAAGGGACAGAGATAGTAGGAACAGTAAAAGAGGATGTTGTTAATATTCGTTCTGGACCTTCTACAGACTATGCAGTTATAGGTAAAATGGAAAGGGGTGAAAAAGTAAATATCTTATCAGAAGAAAAATGGATGGTATGTTATCAAGTATAA
- a CDS encoding HEPN domain-containing protein — MTGIIKDITEHFALELRDCLKEKILGVYLFGSTAKALTTEESDIDILAVYSDIDERRFLEIASEISFRISCEQGRFIEVIPMSKEEFEQSLGRSPFLWEVLKFGKPIFTTLSGTEWELDFRDYLNLAQEYLNYAKDALNEDKLRLAIDSGYNACELLVKALIISTKNPLASSHGGIVTQFGKLFVLSKRVPEFFGKNLNLGLDLRAKARYKPHAQLEPKDAEFIINLAQELLKIAQKELTDLSPAVSTIHHQNMG, encoded by the coding sequence ATAACAGAACATTTTGCTTTAGAATTGAGAGATTGCCTAAAGGAAAAGATTTTGGGAGTCTATCTATTTGGAAGCACTGCTAAAGCTCTGACAACCGAAGAAAGCGATATAGATATATTAGCAGTTTATTCTGATATAGACGAGCGGAGATTTTTAGAGATAGCCAGTGAAATTAGTTTCAGGATTAGCTGTGAACAAGGAAGATTTATTGAGGTCATTCCTATGTCAAAAGAAGAGTTTGAACAATCCTTAGGTCGTTCTCCCTTTCTCTGGGAGGTGCTAAAATTTGGAAAGCCCATTTTTACAACATTATCTGGTACAGAATGGGAATTAGATTTTAGAGATTACCTCAATTTAGCCCAAGAGTATCTCAATTATGCAAAAGATGCCTTAAATGAAGACAAACTGCGTCTTGCAATTGATAGTGGATACAATGCCTGTGAACTTTTGGTCAAGGCATTAATTATAAGTACAAAAAATCCCCTTGCCTCTTCACATGGAGGTATTGTCACCCAATTCGGCAAGCTATTTGTCTTATCTAAAAGAGTTCCTGAATTTTTTGGGAAAAATCTTAATCTTGGGTTGGATTTACGAGCTAAGGCACGTTATAAACCTCATGCACAACTTGAACCAAAAGATGCGGAGTTCATAATCAATCTCGCTCAAGAATTACTAAAGATTGCTCAGAAAGAATTAACCGATTTATCACCTGCAGTCTCAACTATCCACCACCAAAATATGGGCTAA